A stretch of Paenibacillus sp. URB8-2 DNA encodes these proteins:
- a CDS encoding flagellar protein FlgN, with product MSLTTLIELLERLDENHLQMLDLAAAKKQAIMDNNIESLVDILSRESKLTKISAQLEEQREQSVFAFLQGVGIRSQLNLNLTELSRLVFDPEDKARLLHIQGQLADTLARLKKANELNQRLIEQSLAFIDYSLDLLVGRPNQEITYQPPSGRASSPSRPGLFDAKG from the coding sequence ATGTCATTAACAACATTGATTGAACTGCTGGAGCGGCTGGACGAGAATCATTTACAGATGCTCGATCTGGCCGCTGCGAAGAAACAGGCTATTATGGACAACAACATTGAGAGTCTGGTTGATATCCTGAGCCGGGAGTCCAAACTGACGAAGATTAGCGCTCAGCTTGAGGAGCAGCGTGAACAGAGCGTGTTCGCTTTTTTACAGGGAGTCGGCATTCGTTCTCAATTAAATTTGAATTTGACCGAACTGTCCCGGCTTGTATTTGATCCTGAAGACAAAGCGCGGCTGCTGCATATCCAAGGTCAGTTGGCGGACACATTAGCCCGTCTGAAAAAAGCCAATGAACTGAACCAGAGACTGATTGAGCAGTCGCTTGCATTTATAGATTATTCCCTTGATTTGCTGGTCGGAAGACCAAATCAGGAAATTACGTACCAGCCTCCGTCTGGCAGAGCCAGCTCTCCGAGCCGACCGGGTCTTTTTGATGCCAAAGGTTAG
- the flgM gene encoding flagellar biosynthesis anti-sigma factor FlgM — protein sequence MKINESGRINPINPYQRNAESQRQEQMKKSTRKDEVTISTEAMKLLEAQNSGNVDNERAQRIQSLKQQVSAGTYQVDASQLAEKLAPFFKQSSEN from the coding sequence GTGAAAATCAACGAAAGCGGACGAATTAATCCGATTAACCCTTACCAACGGAATGCGGAATCGCAAAGGCAGGAACAAATGAAAAAAAGCACACGCAAAGACGAGGTAACCATTTCTACGGAAGCCATGAAGCTTTTGGAAGCGCAGAACAGCGGGAATGTCGATAATGAACGCGCCCAAAGAATTCAAAGCTTGAAGCAACAGGTCTCCGCCGGTACTTATCAAGTAGACGCATCCCAACTCGCTGAGAAACTCGCCCCCTTTTTTAAGCAATCCTCCGAGAATTAG
- a CDS encoding TIGR03826 family flagellar region protein, producing MNIDNCPRCGRIYVKNVMELCQSCIKELEKQYEICVKYLRENKGANIQELSDATDIPIKEITRFIREGRISIANAPNIMYPCEVCGTLIREGHMCDSCRGRLTKDLMNASKESAAAEASRKGSNGAYRAVDKLRGQ from the coding sequence ATGAATATCGATAATTGTCCACGGTGCGGCCGGATTTACGTCAAGAATGTTATGGAGCTGTGCCAGTCCTGCATCAAGGAACTGGAGAAGCAGTATGAGATTTGCGTGAAATATTTGCGGGAGAACAAAGGTGCCAATATTCAAGAACTCTCCGACGCCACCGACATACCAATCAAAGAAATTACCCGCTTTATTCGTGAGGGGCGAATTTCCATCGCGAACGCGCCGAATATAATGTACCCTTGTGAGGTATGCGGAACGCTGATCCGGGAAGGGCATATGTGCGACAGCTGCCGCGGAAGACTGACCAAAGATTTAATGAATGCATCGAAAGAAAGCGCCGCTGCGGAAGCTTCCCGGAAGGGTTCCAATGGAGCCTATAGGGCGGTTGACAAGCTGCGCGGCCAATAA
- a CDS encoding helix-turn-helix domain-containing protein translates to MAITDILEVQERQEIYASNIFSSRQLRENIITYKMLCDAVEAAGIITYRLSDEDFLDKDKFLSAQQDIVFLLTQVQGSPQAKSIRVKHYPTREVARMLGVSHQTISRWISQGRFKGVSRSEPGKHVDIPVDTLLEYPSGEVVQISGVAEAYHQRMQIAARTETDDELSFINNKLASYEERYGPFEQLKQKSDSGELSASDEDVDLDVWTYLLKRKQELLG, encoded by the coding sequence ATGGCAATCACGGATATTCTGGAAGTGCAGGAACGTCAAGAAATCTATGCAAGTAATATCTTTTCTTCCCGTCAATTGCGGGAAAACATTATTACTTACAAAATGTTATGTGATGCTGTCGAGGCTGCAGGAATTATAACCTACCGGTTATCCGATGAGGATTTTCTAGATAAGGATAAATTTCTGTCTGCCCAACAGGATATCGTGTTCTTGCTTACTCAGGTTCAAGGCTCACCACAAGCAAAGTCGATTAGAGTCAAGCACTATCCAACAAGAGAAGTCGCCCGCATGCTAGGGGTATCTCATCAAACTATTTCCCGCTGGATCTCCCAAGGCCGGTTTAAAGGAGTATCCCGCTCCGAGCCGGGGAAACATGTGGACATTCCTGTTGACACACTCTTGGAGTACCCAAGTGGTGAAGTGGTGCAGATTAGTGGTGTAGCTGAGGCTTACCATCAAAGAATGCAAATAGCCGCGAGAACGGAGACAGATGACGAACTCAGCTTTATTAACAACAAACTTGCTTCCTATGAAGAAAGATATGGTCCATTTGAACAGCTTAAGCAAAAGAGTGATTCCGGGGAACTCTCTGCTTCCGATGAAGATGTGGATTTGGATGTTTGGACGTATTTGCTTAAAAGAAAACAGGAGCTTCTTGGCTGA
- a CDS encoding ComF family protein, with amino-acid sequence MKRGSWLQAVHSLLAPVQDHCLTCGREGRLSIRLPGICEHCSASVPWILHPRCQKCGRHVGCPDCARGNDTSSLICNRSAVAYSSEMRDWLGQYKYRGDERYAEVLGVMLDRAYSTLKAEMETEAKPGREAKLAAKAKSGNPAPAAKRHSEHRRGGWEDLLSWLEFPLASSQHPRLPGRGARSGNAAKWEADLLVPVPVSDVRLTERGFNQAERLAQFISARRNIPVMELLVRAHHTGKQSFKTRAERLADMQRAFVPNPAWAGVFAERLLFSYRSVSGNTRQYPDGVHPLKIVILDDIYTTGSTIRACADVLQEMASSTGCQTEICSLTWARS; translated from the coding sequence ATGAAGCGGGGAAGCTGGCTGCAAGCCGTTCATTCTCTCCTGGCTCCGGTACAGGATCATTGCTTGACCTGCGGCCGAGAGGGGAGGCTGTCTATCCGGTTGCCCGGCATCTGTGAGCATTGTTCCGCTTCCGTTCCGTGGATTTTGCACCCCCGTTGCCAAAAATGCGGCCGCCATGTGGGCTGCCCGGACTGCGCGCGCGGAAACGATACTTCCTCTTTGATATGCAACAGGAGTGCGGTGGCCTACAGCAGCGAGATGCGGGATTGGCTCGGACAGTACAAGTATAGGGGAGACGAACGCTATGCCGAGGTGCTCGGAGTCATGTTGGACAGAGCCTATAGTACGCTTAAAGCGGAAATGGAGACTGAGGCGAAGCCCGGGCGGGAAGCGAAGCTGGCTGCCAAGGCCAAATCCGGAAATCCGGCACCTGCAGCCAAGCGGCATTCCGAGCATCGGCGAGGCGGATGGGAGGATCTGCTATCATGGCTTGAATTTCCGCTGGCATCTTCTCAGCATCCGCGGCTGCCCGGTCGCGGGGCTCGGTCCGGCAATGCTGCTAAATGGGAGGCTGACCTGCTTGTACCTGTACCCGTCAGTGACGTCCGGCTAACCGAGCGCGGCTTCAATCAAGCGGAAAGACTGGCGCAGTTCATATCGGCACGCCGTAACATCCCCGTAATGGAACTGCTGGTCCGCGCGCATCACACGGGCAAACAGAGCTTTAAGACCAGAGCGGAGCGGCTTGCCGATATGCAGCGCGCTTTTGTTCCGAATCCGGCATGGGCAGGTGTATTTGCGGAAAGGCTTTTATTTTCTTACCGCTCCGTATCCGGGAACACCAGGCAATATCCAGACGGTGTTCATCCGTTGAAAATTGTTATTTTGGACGATATCTATACGACGGGAAGCACCATCCGTGCTTGTGCGGATGTGCTGCAGGAGATGGCATCGTCCACCGGCTGCCAAACCGAAATTTGCAGCCTGACTTGGGCGAGATCGTAA
- a CDS encoding helicase-related protein, translated as MRAAVYTVKQRKSWGAYLSIDPRVDALWWEGCLTRKDSGEAPAAKKLIFLGTSLPLGWAVKLRTSFFYRGEMEQWGETAWTSYARAVLETELDNEQNILRAGGGSVSVMEKEPGQIGAGRQDLPSPQKLLDYADWIAKALRGRSLLESEMEALLSERRPEMLGCWRSAAQLAYLQGRLRLEAAVGTQPAGGAERVRRGGAGLEERRDDAGRVGRREGAGREEQREGAGRLWQREGAGRVERREGTGRVERREGTGRVERREGAGREEQRGGAGRVKRPGMLARAARLPALRGRLARRFAAAPAHPRCLRCGSAATGRTACAACGLAGCAYCEACLALGRSRACALLLRGAALPAVRGTAAMDPAGLRRRWGLSAAQAEAAGAALGFLAEPRAGSASGRPERFLLWAVTGAGKTEMIFPLLEAVLAAGGRALVATPRRDVVLELAPRLAKAFPAESIAVLYGGSRDRWAEGRLALATTHQLLRFYQGFDLVIIDELDAFPYHNDPMLAFAAKGACKPGGAFIYLSATPPQDMQREVRRGRLAHARVPVRFHGFPLPVPKHLKMPPVGDCLKRGWLPVKLVRALKQSLERKAQIFLFVARIAQIDRLLPLLRRALPGAVIEGTSSQDPGRVDKVAAFRRREISLLVTTTILERGVTVPRSDVFVLDADNRLFDEASLVQMAGRAGRSKEDPSGRVVFASTQWNRSQRGACAQIRTMNRIARKKGYLNKEAVQ; from the coding sequence ATGAGGGCTGCAGTCTATACGGTGAAACAAAGAAAAAGCTGGGGCGCGTATCTCTCCATTGATCCAAGGGTGGATGCCCTGTGGTGGGAGGGATGCCTAACCCGGAAGGACAGCGGGGAGGCGCCTGCGGCGAAAAAGCTGATTTTCCTCGGAACTTCCCTACCGCTGGGCTGGGCAGTAAAGCTGCGGACGAGTTTCTTTTACCGGGGGGAGATGGAGCAGTGGGGCGAAACGGCTTGGACAAGCTATGCGCGGGCGGTTCTGGAAACAGAGCTGGATAATGAGCAGAATATTTTGCGGGCTGGCGGTGGAAGTGTAAGCGTTATGGAAAAAGAGCCTGGGCAGATCGGTGCGGGTCGACAGGATCTGCCATCTCCACAAAAGCTGCTGGACTATGCAGACTGGATCGCTAAGGCGCTGCGGGGCCGCTCTTTGCTTGAGTCCGAGATGGAAGCGCTGCTGTCCGAGCGCCGCCCGGAGATGCTCGGCTGCTGGCGGAGCGCGGCCCAGCTGGCGTATCTGCAGGGGCGGCTTCGTCTGGAGGCTGCTGTAGGGACGCAGCCTGCGGGGGGAGCGGAAAGAGTACGGAGGGGAGGAGCTGGGCTAGAGGAGCGGCGGGATGATGCCGGGCGAGTAGGACGGAGGGAAGGTGCCGGGCGAGAGGAGCAGAGGGAAGGTGCCGGAAGACTATGGCAGAGGGAAGGTGCCGGGCGAGTAGAGCGCAGGGAAGGTACCGGGCGAGTAGAGCGCAGGGAAGGTACCGGGCGAGTGGAGCGCAGGGAAGGCGCCGGGCGAGAGGAGCAGAGGGGAGGTGCCGGGCGTGTGAAACGCCCGGGTATGCTTGCCAGGGCCGCGCGGCTGCCGGCCCTGCGCGGCAGGCTTGCGCGGCGCTTCGCCGCCGCGCCCGCACACCCGCGCTGCCTGCGCTGCGGCAGCGCCGCCACGGGCCGCACGGCCTGCGCCGCGTGCGGCCTTGCCGGCTGCGCCTACTGCGAGGCCTGCCTCGCGCTGGGGCGCAGCCGGGCTTGCGCGCTGCTGCTGCGCGGAGCAGCGCTTCCGGCCGTGCGGGGCACGGCCGCCATGGACCCCGCCGGGCTGCGGCGCCGGTGGGGCTTAAGCGCTGCGCAGGCGGAGGCCGCCGGCGCTGCGCTGGGGTTCCTCGCGGAGCCGCGCGCGGGCTCCGCCTCCGGCCGCCCCGAGCGGTTCCTGCTCTGGGCGGTGACGGGAGCGGGGAAGACGGAAATGATCTTCCCGCTCCTTGAAGCCGTGCTCGCCGCAGGCGGGCGGGCGCTCGTGGCGACGCCGCGGCGCGACGTCGTGCTGGAGCTTGCGCCGCGGCTCGCCAAGGCGTTCCCGGCGGAGAGCATCGCCGTGCTTTACGGCGGCAGCCGGGACCGCTGGGCGGAGGGCCGGCTGGCCCTTGCGACTACGCATCAGCTGCTGAGATTCTACCAAGGATTCGATCTGGTCATTATCGATGAGCTGGACGCTTTTCCTTATCATAACGATCCTATGCTCGCTTTTGCCGCTAAAGGAGCGTGCAAGCCTGGAGGAGCGTTTATTTATTTGTCTGCCACGCCGCCTCAGGATATGCAGCGTGAGGTTCGCCGGGGAAGACTGGCGCATGCGAGAGTGCCTGTCCGCTTCCATGGCTTTCCTCTTCCGGTGCCGAAACATTTAAAAATGCCCCCAGTCGGCGACTGCCTGAAGCGTGGATGGTTGCCGGTAAAGCTGGTAAGAGCGCTGAAGCAGTCACTTGAACGGAAAGCGCAGATTTTTCTGTTTGTGGCCCGGATTGCGCAGATCGACAGATTGCTTCCGCTTTTGCGCCGCGCTCTGCCCGGTGCTGTTATTGAAGGAACCTCTTCGCAGGACCCCGGAAGAGTTGACAAAGTGGCCGCTTTCCGCCGCCGGGAAATTTCCCTGCTCGTAACAACGACCATTCTGGAAAGGGGAGTCACCGTTCCCCGCAGCGATGTGTTCGTGCTGGATGCGGACAATCGGCTTTTTGACGAGGCTTCACTGGTTCAGATGGCCGGACGGGCCGGCCGCTCCAAGGAAGACCCTAGCGGCAGGGTTGTGTTCGCTTCCACGCAGTGGAACCGCTCGCAGCGCGGCGCATGTGCGCAGATTCGGACAATGAACCGGATCGCCCGCAAAAAGGGCTATCTGAACAAGGAGGCGGTTCAATGA
- a CDS encoding glycosyltransferase family A protein: MMAQLIWIGTVYASAVMCVHALKFRDKMKAARETGKWLHYILIARNHESVVEGIIRAMTLQSFLTGKRLRVTFMDDGSSDGTLRIVSGLRDGGCSLDVRMARDEGGSLQEERKAQPPWGDKDTVIDLRLPEHPIPLPFMRAVGSRGFQSKRGRM; the protein is encoded by the coding sequence ATGATGGCCCAGCTAATCTGGATCGGAACCGTATATGCATCTGCGGTAATGTGCGTGCATGCGCTTAAATTCCGCGACAAGATGAAGGCGGCCCGTGAGACGGGAAAATGGCTTCACTACATTCTGATTGCCCGCAATCATGAATCCGTAGTGGAGGGGATTATCCGCGCGATGACGCTCCAGTCTTTTCTGACGGGGAAGCGGCTGCGGGTAACCTTTATGGACGACGGCTCAAGCGACGGGACGCTGCGGATTGTTTCCGGGCTGCGGGACGGCGGTTGTTCTCTGGATGTACGGATGGCGCGCGATGAAGGCGGTTCTCTTCAAGAAGAGCGGAAAGCGCAGCCACCTTGGGGGGATAAAGATACCGTGATTGACTTGCGGCTGCCGGAGCATCCGATTCCGCTGCCGTTCATGCGGGCTGTAGGAAGCAGGGGATTTCAATCGAAGCGCGGCAGGATGTAA
- a CDS encoding response regulator, with protein MENLNSCKTPIKVLLADDHQLFREGLKRILNMEEDIEVIGECGDGIQVLEFCNQTKPDIVLMDINMPIENGVEATEKLREMFPDVKVIILSIHDDESYVFETLRKGANGYLLKDMEAESLINAIRSVCEGHAFIHPKVTGKLINQLRRMTYLNEAGAIAETSVKEAGVKFVAGDNNPLTRREAEVLRLMAEGKSNKMIGEYLFISEKTVKNHVSSILQKMEVDDRTQAVINSIKYGWVTL; from the coding sequence ATGGAGAACCTGAATTCCTGCAAGACACCCATTAAAGTGCTTTTGGCTGACGACCATCAGCTGTTTAGAGAAGGACTCAAACGTATTTTGAATATGGAGGAAGATATCGAGGTCATCGGCGAGTGCGGCGACGGCATACAGGTATTGGAGTTCTGCAACCAGACTAAACCGGACATCGTGCTGATGGACATTAATATGCCGATTGAGAACGGCGTGGAAGCGACGGAAAAGTTGAGGGAAATGTTCCCCGACGTCAAAGTGATTATTTTGTCCATCCATGATGATGAGAGCTACGTATTCGAAACGCTGCGCAAGGGCGCCAACGGTTATTTGCTGAAGGATATGGAAGCCGAGTCGCTGATCAATGCGATCCGGTCGGTTTGCGAGGGGCATGCCTTTATCCATCCCAAAGTGACGGGCAAGCTGATTAATCAGCTTCGGCGGATGACTTACCTGAACGAAGCGGGCGCGATTGCGGAAACTTCAGTGAAGGAAGCGGGAGTCAAGTTCGTGGCAGGGGACAACAATCCGCTGACCCGCCGCGAAGCCGAGGTGCTGCGACTGATGGCCGAAGGAAAGAGCAACAAGATGATCGGCGAATATTTGTTTATCAGCGAAAAGACGGTCAAAAACCATGTCAGCAGCATTTTGCAAAAAATGGAGGTTGACGACCGCACCCAAGCGGTTATCAATTCGATCAAATATGGTTGGGTAACGCTGTAA
- a CDS encoding sensor histidine kinase: MEFQTDAIDRVIKNTIDVMEDSKYQIFEILQAAREELANLNNELQQVRQETDETLQKVDKLEVDYRRSRIRLTEVSRDFVRYTEQDIRIAYEKATELQLELMMSREREAYLRNRRDELHKRVRSVENSVERAESIGSQMSVVLKYLTGELGHVTRIVESAKNRQIIGLKIILAQEEERKRIAREIHDGPAQMLANLVLRTEIVERMFVKQEFGLVQDEIVDLKGQVRSSLEEMRKVIFNLRPMALDDLGLIPTLRKYVHDYEEKTKIRTSFETRGKEHRLSSAMEAAVYRLIQEALSNVAKHACASYVLVEITYQAQLIKIVVKDNGIGFNVQRMKKEQIDRESFGLVGMRERVELLEGRMEIESAENQGTAIIIHIPTNVDKGKE, from the coding sequence GTGGAATTCCAAACCGATGCCATTGACCGCGTAATCAAGAATACGATTGACGTAATGGAAGACAGCAAGTATCAGATTTTTGAGATTTTGCAAGCTGCCCGCGAGGAGCTTGCAAATCTCAACAATGAACTACAGCAGGTTCGGCAGGAGACGGATGAAACGTTGCAAAAGGTGGATAAGCTGGAGGTGGATTACCGCCGGTCACGTATCCGGTTAACGGAGGTCAGCCGTGATTTTGTTCGTTATACAGAACAAGATATCCGAATTGCCTACGAGAAGGCGACGGAGCTGCAGCTTGAGCTTATGATGAGCAGGGAAAGAGAAGCTTATCTGAGGAACAGACGCGATGAACTGCATAAGCGGGTTCGAAGCGTCGAGAACTCGGTGGAGCGGGCGGAATCGATCGGCTCGCAAATGAGTGTGGTCTTAAAGTATCTGACCGGCGAACTGGGACATGTAACGCGAATTGTCGAATCGGCAAAAAACCGTCAGATCATCGGTCTCAAAATTATTTTGGCCCAAGAAGAGGAACGCAAGCGGATTGCCCGCGAAATCCATGATGGCCCCGCTCAAATGCTGGCCAACCTGGTTCTCAGGACGGAAATTGTGGAAAGAATGTTCGTGAAGCAGGAATTTGGACTGGTACAGGACGAAATAGTAGATTTAAAAGGACAAGTTCGTTCAAGCCTGGAGGAAATGCGTAAAGTCATTTTTAATTTGCGGCCGATGGCATTGGATGACTTGGGACTTATTCCCACGCTGCGCAAGTATGTTCATGACTACGAGGAGAAGACTAAAATTCGGACCTCTTTTGAAACAAGAGGCAAGGAACACCGCCTTTCGTCAGCTATGGAAGCAGCCGTTTACCGGCTTATTCAAGAGGCGTTGTCCAATGTGGCAAAGCATGCTTGCGCCAGCTACGTATTGGTGGAAATTACATATCAGGCACAGTTGATCAAAATTGTTGTTAAGGATAATGGAATAGGCTTCAACGTACAGAGAATGAAAAAAGAGCAGATCGACAGGGAGAGCTTCGGACTGGTTGGGATGCGTGAACGCGTGGAACTGCTGGAAGGAAGAATGGAAATTGAATCTGCCGAGAACCAAGGCACCGCAATCATTATCCATATTCCAACGAACGTGGACAAGGGAAAGGAGTAA
- a CDS encoding stalk domain-containing protein: MNSSCSSNQTRKDKPGSNKKSVAPKWVAASLAGVLWIMPVIGGELPLFQQGSASIVEAASTFTATKVSEEIITSGAVKLKYKYTVTRSGSKATGLADIVRVDLNNPYVSIDVMTGKNGKLTTRQSTGGMAKETGAVAAVNGDYFNTGGEGAPIGGEVSRGTLVSTPSQLNGLYAFALTTDRKPIIDQFSFEGTVTAADGSQLALAGINKGAYNPEGGASTYSHVNAAYIYTDAWTALDRPKNSSTSPTEVLVENGIITQISARNTALPITVPAGAFILRTHGTAAQFVADHLQVGQPLAMTCSLRSATTNETIDPANLQMMIGGHTILVDKGKATAFSRSVSSIGGYRARTALGYSEDGRYAYIVAVEKNDSSSGMSLSELQSFMTSVGVYKGLNLDGGGSTTMVDRPLAETETSLTFDTEYGTEQRSIVNGLGVYTTAPQGEVKGIKISGSSVLLIGQKAAYTLKGYDTYYNPIDVASGNPAWKSSSGSVSVSGGEATAVKPGTAALTATSGSVSASTTVTVLGGDDLTRLTAGTETGPLKAGTAIAVPITAVAKNGASISVPDSALKWEFVGFKGSVQGGKLNVNSVNPGVTTGYAIARYDGFSTAVVLTTAAAVPWEDFENVAYPVAFTTNASGVQGTAAITDGSEDHAGSKVLTLSYDMTAGTGKMYAYAQLNGASGKSVPAAATSMSLDVMGDQSLNWLRAEFTDAGGATVYVDLAKTIDWTGWKTLDIDLSGSGMKFPVTLKRMYVVNVEEGQDERAKTGTVAFDNISFTMPSLSSEVGLPKGTAAMTIGQKTLTVNGTKRAIDSAPLVQNGTTYVPIRYVLDAFGGSASWDPATRKIMVLRGSKALDLTVNKKEFVLNGKRQSAEVAPLLLQGRTLVPLRLVSEQLGLTVKWEQETKTVTIES, encoded by the coding sequence ATGAATAGTAGTTGTTCGTCGAACCAGACTAGAAAAGATAAACCAGGGAGCAATAAGAAATCCGTCGCCCCTAAATGGGTGGCTGCTTCACTCGCGGGTGTGCTGTGGATCATGCCTGTAATTGGCGGCGAGCTGCCGTTGTTTCAACAGGGTTCCGCTTCAATTGTGGAGGCCGCTTCCACGTTCACGGCAACCAAAGTGAGTGAAGAAATCATTACTTCCGGCGCCGTGAAGCTGAAATATAAATATACCGTAACGCGCTCCGGGAGCAAAGCAACTGGCCTGGCGGATATCGTCCGCGTTGATCTGAACAATCCTTACGTCTCCATTGACGTCATGACAGGCAAGAATGGAAAGTTAACCACGCGCCAGAGCACTGGCGGAATGGCCAAAGAGACCGGCGCGGTAGCGGCGGTGAACGGGGACTATTTCAATACCGGCGGCGAAGGAGCGCCGATTGGTGGCGAAGTATCGCGGGGAACCCTCGTATCGACACCATCACAGCTGAATGGACTTTATGCTTTTGCCCTAACGACTGACAGAAAACCGATAATCGACCAATTCTCGTTCGAGGGAACGGTCACGGCAGCGGACGGCTCGCAGCTCGCTTTAGCGGGAATCAACAAAGGGGCATACAATCCGGAAGGCGGAGCTTCCACTTACAGTCATGTCAATGCGGCGTATATTTATACGGATGCTTGGACAGCGCTGGATCGCCCGAAAAACAGCTCGACTTCCCCAACCGAAGTGCTTGTCGAAAATGGAATCATTACGCAAATTTCAGCTAGAAATACCGCGCTGCCGATCACTGTGCCGGCGGGGGCCTTTATTTTGCGGACGCACGGAACGGCTGCACAGTTCGTCGCCGATCATTTGCAGGTCGGACAGCCTTTGGCAATGACCTGCTCGCTGCGCTCGGCAACAACGAACGAGACCATCGATCCGGCGAATCTGCAGATGATGATCGGAGGGCATACGATTCTGGTCGATAAAGGCAAAGCGACGGCATTCTCCCGTTCCGTCAGCAGTATCGGCGGCTACCGTGCACGAACGGCGCTTGGGTATTCCGAGGACGGGCGCTACGCTTACATTGTCGCGGTGGAGAAGAATGACAGCAGCTCGGGGATGTCCCTGTCCGAATTGCAGTCCTTTATGACGAGCGTCGGCGTATACAAAGGACTTAACCTGGATGGCGGCGGTTCAACGACAATGGTCGACCGGCCGCTTGCCGAAACCGAGACAAGCCTCACGTTCGATACGGAATACGGCACAGAGCAGCGCAGCATTGTGAATGGGCTTGGCGTATATACAACCGCGCCGCAGGGTGAAGTTAAAGGAATCAAAATCAGCGGCAGCAGCGTTCTGCTGATTGGTCAGAAAGCAGCCTATACGTTGAAAGGCTACGATACGTATTACAATCCGATTGACGTCGCCTCCGGCAATCCAGCCTGGAAATCAAGCAGCGGCAGTGTGAGCGTCAGCGGAGGCGAGGCTACGGCGGTGAAGCCGGGCACGGCTGCTCTGACGGCGACCAGCGGGTCGGTAAGCGCCTCTACGACGGTTACCGTGCTTGGCGGCGACGATTTGACCCGTTTGACGGCGGGAACGGAAACCGGTCCGCTGAAGGCGGGGACCGCGATTGCGGTGCCGATTACCGCGGTCGCCAAAAACGGAGCTTCCATCAGCGTGCCGGATTCTGCGCTGAAATGGGAGTTTGTCGGCTTCAAGGGCAGCGTGCAGGGCGGCAAGCTGAACGTGAATTCGGTGAATCCGGGAGTGACGACCGGTTACGCCATTGCGCGCTACGACGGATTCAGCACGGCGGTTGTTCTGACGACAGCCGCGGCTGTGCCATGGGAGGATTTTGAAAATGTGGCCTATCCGGTCGCATTTACAACAAATGCCTCGGGCGTTCAGGGCACAGCTGCCATCACGGACGGCAGTGAAGATCATGCCGGGTCGAAGGTGCTGACTCTCAGCTATGACATGACGGCGGGTACAGGCAAGATGTATGCCTATGCCCAGCTCAACGGCGCATCAGGCAAATCGGTTCCGGCGGCGGCAACCTCGATGTCGCTTGATGTGATGGGAGATCAGAGTCTGAATTGGCTCCGCGCCGAATTTACGGACGCCGGCGGAGCGACGGTCTACGTAGATCTTGCCAAAACGATCGACTGGACCGGATGGAAGACATTGGACATCGACCTGTCAGGTTCAGGAATGAAGTTTCCGGTAACGCTAAAACGGATGTATGTCGTCAACGTCGAGGAAGGGCAGGACGAACGGGCCAAGACCGGCACCGTGGCATTTGACAACATTTCCTTCACGATGCCTTCGCTGTCCAGCGAGGTAGGATTGCCTAAGGGAACGGCGGCCATGACGATCGGACAGAAGACGTTAACGGTTAACGGAACGAAGAGAGCCATTGATTCGGCGCCGCTGGTGCAGAACGGAACAACTTATGTGCCGATACGCTATGTGCTGGACGCTTTTGGCGGCAGCGCATCTTGGGACCCGGCAACCCGGAAGATTATGGTGCTCCGCGGCTCCAAAGCGCTTGACCTTACCGTAAACAAGAAGGAATTTGTCTTGAATGGAAAGCGGCAAAGCGCGGAAGTAGCGCCTTTACTCCTGCAAGGGAGGACTTTAGTCCCGCTTCGTTTAGTCTCCGAGCAGCTTGGACTTACCGTAAAATGGGAACAGGAAACGAAGACCGTAACGATCGAATCATGA